A single region of the Oleispira antarctica RB-8 genome encodes:
- the gspF gene encoding General secretion pathway protein F, which translates to MAAFEYQALDDKGKQHKGVLEADSARQIRQQLRDKGWMPLSVDATSGKQKKTGFLAQFSQGPSLKTADLALITRQLATLIAAGLPIDEALKAVSEQSEKQVVKSMVLSIRSKVLEGHTLADALKEFPRAFPHLYRATVSAGEHAGHLDGVLNKLADYTESQQAAHTKIKLAAMYPIILGIVAIGIVVGLLTYVVPDIVEVFVRNGQELPGLTQLMLDISHIITDYGLFIGIAIALSWASFIYALSNPKFKYRYHQFLLTAPGIKSFTKSANTARYVSTLAILTSSGVPLVEAMRIASQVVENLPIQAGVKEATTKVSEGGSLSKALTATGFFSPMMLHMIASGESSGELDDMLTRTSAQQQASLEATIEALVKMFEPLMLLTMGAIVATIVTAIMLPILELQNMVQ; encoded by the coding sequence ATGGCTGCATTTGAATACCAAGCCTTAGATGATAAAGGCAAACAGCATAAGGGCGTTTTGGAAGCCGATAGCGCGCGTCAAATTCGACAGCAACTCCGTGATAAGGGTTGGATGCCACTGTCGGTTGATGCTACCAGCGGCAAGCAAAAGAAAACGGGATTTCTTGCTCAGTTTTCCCAAGGGCCTTCGCTTAAGACCGCAGACCTTGCCTTGATTACACGACAGCTCGCGACGCTCATTGCGGCGGGTTTGCCAATTGATGAAGCTCTAAAAGCGGTTTCTGAGCAGAGTGAAAAGCAAGTTGTTAAAAGCATGGTGCTGTCTATTCGCTCGAAAGTACTTGAAGGCCATACGTTAGCGGATGCGTTGAAAGAATTTCCACGAGCGTTTCCGCACTTGTATCGTGCAACTGTGAGTGCTGGTGAGCACGCAGGGCATCTCGATGGTGTACTTAACAAGCTAGCGGATTACACCGAATCGCAACAAGCGGCTCATACCAAAATCAAGCTGGCTGCAATGTACCCCATTATATTGGGTATTGTTGCAATCGGTATCGTTGTCGGACTATTAACTTACGTCGTGCCAGACATCGTCGAAGTTTTTGTGCGCAATGGTCAAGAGCTGCCCGGGTTAACTCAGTTAATGTTGGATATAAGCCATATCATCACTGACTATGGTTTATTCATTGGTATCGCCATCGCATTAAGCTGGGCATCCTTCATCTACGCACTGAGTAATCCGAAATTCAAGTATCGTTATCATCAATTTCTACTCACTGCGCCAGGGATTAAAAGTTTCACTAAAAGCGCCAATACCGCTCGCTACGTAAGTACGCTGGCTATTTTAACCAGCTCAGGGGTGCCATTGGTTGAAGCGATGCGAATTGCTTCACAGGTCGTTGAAAACTTACCCATTCAAGCAGGTGTAAAAGAGGCGACCACGAAGGTAAGTGAAGGCGGCAGTTTGAGTAAAGCACTCACGGCAACGGGGTTTTTCTCCCCGATGATGCTGCACATGATCGCCAGTGGTGAAAGCAGTGGTGAATTGGATGATATGTTGACTCGTACATCGGCTCAGCAGCAAGCTAGTTTAGAAGCAACGATTGAAGCGTTAGTTAAAATGTTTGAACCACTTATGCTATTAACCATGGGCGCCATTGTTGCGACTATTGTTACCGCAATTATGTTGCCTATTTTAGAATTACAAAACATGGTCCAGTAA
- the gspG gene encoding General secretion pathway protein G: protein MSYKKIDRAAKQSGFTLIEVMVVLAIIGGMLALVAGNIMGNAGEARIKTTKSQMFLIGNALDLYKLDNYTYPTTDQGLEALITKPSGSPEPKNWKSGGYLKGGKLPQDAWGSEFVYFYEEGSYTILSLGADGQEGGEEELADLEHQG from the coding sequence ATGTCTTATAAGAAAATTGATCGCGCAGCAAAACAGTCAGGTTTTACCTTGATTGAAGTTATGGTTGTATTGGCCATTATTGGCGGCATGTTGGCGTTAGTCGCTGGCAATATTATGGGTAATGCTGGCGAAGCCCGTATTAAAACCACTAAAAGCCAAATGTTCTTAATCGGCAATGCTCTTGATTTGTATAAGTTGGATAACTACACCTACCCAACAACCGACCAAGGACTAGAAGCCTTGATCACTAAGCCAAGTGGCAGCCCAGAGCCTAAAAACTGGAAGTCTGGCGGTTATTTAAAAGGTGGCAAGCTTCCTCAAGATGCCTGGGGCAGTGAGTTTGTCTACTTCTATGAAGAAGGTAGCTATACCATTTTATCCTTAGGGGCTGATGGTCAAGAAGGCGGTGAAGAAGAGTTGGCCGACCTAGAGCACCAAGGCTGA
- the gspH gene encoding General secretion pathway protein H, protein MSNRLSRMRMMNRTSAGFTLLEIMVVLTIIGLMLGMATLSGGGNEQKQEAQQQALRFVAQLNAYRDEAVFQNIDLGLAMDGQSTQLLKYVDVNNASHIDGKTVEEVSKLKDLPWDAYQGNLKNSMELPEQLSMGLILEDKEIDFSELINSDGIKPAILFLSSDEYTPFKVVINHQYDENFSIFIEGDGFSRFQMTTEQYEE, encoded by the coding sequence ATGTCTAATAGACTCTCTCGTATGCGAATGATGAACCGCACCAGTGCTGGCTTTACCTTGCTTGAGATAATGGTGGTATTAACCATTATTGGTCTCATGCTAGGCATGGCGACCTTAAGTGGTGGCGGCAACGAGCAAAAGCAAGAAGCGCAGCAGCAAGCGCTTCGCTTTGTTGCCCAGTTAAATGCTTATCGAGATGAAGCTGTTTTTCAAAACATCGACCTAGGCTTGGCAATGGACGGCCAGTCGACGCAATTATTGAAGTACGTTGATGTTAATAATGCCAGCCACATTGATGGCAAAACAGTAGAAGAAGTTTCAAAGCTGAAAGACCTTCCTTGGGATGCTTATCAAGGTAATCTTAAAAACTCTATGGAATTGCCTGAGCAATTATCTATGGGACTTATATTAGAAGATAAAGAAATAGATTTTAGTGAGCTCATTAATAGTGATGGGATTAAACCTGCCATCTTGTTTTTATCATCAGATGAATACACGCCGTTTAAAGTAGTTATTAATCACCAGTATGATGAAAACTTCAGTATATTTATTGAAGGCGATGGCTTTAGTCGCTTTCAAATGACAACTGAGCAATATGAAGAATAA
- the gspI gene encoding General secretion pathway protein I, whose product MFNRNHSSKRGFTLIEVMIALSIFAVMAAAISRTASQNADTVLYLEEKTLASFVAENRLNKLKLSGYPAATQTKDDEEMAGREWHIVTKVEDTPLPNFRRIEIQVAKMTDKENSLVSLTGFMGKY is encoded by the coding sequence ATGTTTAACCGCAATCACTCATCAAAACGCGGATTCACCTTAATTGAAGTGATGATTGCGCTATCTATATTTGCCGTCATGGCAGCAGCCATCAGTCGAACCGCGAGTCAAAATGCGGATACTGTATTGTATTTAGAAGAAAAAACTCTGGCCTCATTTGTGGCAGAAAACCGTCTTAATAAGCTAAAGCTATCGGGTTACCCTGCGGCGACGCAAACAAAAGATGACGAAGAGATGGCGGGGCGTGAGTGGCATATAGTCACCAAGGTCGAGGATACACCGCTGCCCAACTTTCGTCGCATAGAGATTCAAGTGGCTAAAATGACCGACAAAGAAAATTCGTTAGTCAGTTTAACGGGCTTTATGGGTAAGTATTAA